Genomic segment of Sandaracinaceae bacterium:
CGCGCGCCTCGATGACTCCGCACGCCTGCTCGAAGGTCGTCACCACGATGTGTCGTCTGCCCATCCCGGACACCAACAGCAGGAGGCGCAGCATCGTGCGCACGACGCTCTGCCAGATCGAGTCACCGAGCGGCACGGTGACGACGAGCGGGACGCGGTCGGAGAGCTCGAGCACGATGGCCTTGGCCACCTCGCGGGTCTCCGCGTCAGGCGGGGCCGAGGTCGACTCGACGATCTGGAGATAGACCGCATTCGAGGAGGAGTCGTCGAGCAGCTGTCTCAGCTCGCGCTGGAGCCACCGCATCCGCTCTGCGCGTGCGTCCTCCCGCCACAAGACCATCACCACGTCTCCTCGCCGGGACACCGCCACGCCGTCTCCCACGCGCGTCGTCTCGGGGTGGCTGTCGGTGGTTCGCGGCATGCAGCACTGATATCGGCCGAACGCCCCTCGACTCGAGGGGGCTTTGCGAAGCACGCGAGAAGCTGTGAGACTGGCGCCGAGATGCTCGTCGCAGTGAGACGCGCGGCGGCCGCCCACATCCTCGGCGCGGCCGCGATGGCGACCACGACCCTCGCTTCGCTCCCCGCCGCGGGCGCGCAGACGGTGCTGACCTCCACCGTGCGGGACGGGCAGCCGCCGGTCGAGAGCCGGGACGAAGACGGCAGCCCCAGCCGGTCCGTCGGTGTCCCGGACCGGGGCCGTCTGCGGGACTCGGTGCAGCTCGAGCCGACGCCGCACCTGTTCATTCGCGAGAGCCGACGCAGCGCCCAGTACGGGACGGCGGAGCTCGTCGGGCTCGTGCAGCGGGCGGCGGCGCGCGTGTCCATCGCGCACCCGGGGCCTCGGCTCGTGGTCGGCGACCTCTCGCGCGAGCGAGGTGGGCGCGTGCACCCGCACCGCTCGCATCGCACCGGCCGGGACGCGGATCTGGGCTTCTATCTCCTCGACGAGGAGGGCGCGCCGGTCGAGGTCGACCGGTTCGTGAACCTGCGGCGCAGCGGCTGCGGGCGGGTCGGCGAGGCGCGCTACTGCTTCGACCCGGCGCGGAACTGGGACCTGGTCGCGGCCCTGGTCAGTGATCCGACCACGAGCGTGCAGTACATCCTCGTGGCGCCCGACATCCGACGGCGCCTGATGGAGGAGGGCGAGCGCCGCAGCGTGGACCCCGCGCTCTTCGAGCGCGTCCGCATCGCCACCGAGCCCCACCGCGGCAGCCGGTCGCACCGGAGCCACTTCCACGTCCGCATCTACTGCCCGGTCGACGACCGGCCCGAGTGCGTGGACGAGCCGCCCTACCACGCGTGGTACGAGGGCGAGCCGGCGCCGGCGACGCCGGGGATTCGACGCATGCGCGCCCGTCAGCGCCGCGCCTATCGGCGACAAGCGGCCCGACAGCGGGCGCGCGCGCAGCGACGGGCGCAGCGACGGGCGCGACAGCGCCGGGCGCAGAGAGCACGCCGGCGGGCGCGTCGAGCGCGTCAGCGCGCGCGAGAGTGAGCTTCAGCCGAGGTCGGGAAAGAGCATCAGTGCCTCCTCGACCGACCCGTGCGCGCCCCCAGCCGAAAGCGATCAACGGCGGCGCGCGCGACGTGAGCGGACTCACTTCGTCATCCCGCGGCGTAACGCGGGCCGCGGCTCTACATAGGCGAGGTGATGCAACGCTCTCTCCTCTCGCTCCTCGTCGTCCTGCTCACCGCTTGCTCGAGCGCGTCCACGTCGGCGCAGTCGAACGGGCACACGCCGCGCGCCCCGGCCCTGTCCGAAGGGCAGGCAGAGGCCGTCTTCGCCGGCGGCTGCTTCTGGTGCATGGAGCACCCGTTCGAGCGCCTCGACGGAGTCGCGAGCGTCACCTCGGGCTACATCGGCGGGCGCGTCGAGGGACCGAGCTACGAGCAGGTCTCTCGCGGCGGCACGGGGCACGCCGAGGCGGTCCGCGTGGTCTATGACCCGGACGTCGTCTCGTACGACCGCCTCCTCGAGGTCTTCTGGCACAACGTCGACCCGACCCAGCGCGACGGCCAGTTCTGCGATCACGGCGACCAGTACCGCACGGCGATCTTCCCCGTGGACGACGCCCAGCGGCGCGCCGCCGAGGCCTCGCTGGCGCGGATCCGGCGGCAGCTCGACCGGCCCATCGCCACGCGCATCGAGCCCAGCGCCCCCTTCTGGGTGGCCGAGGACTACCACCAGGACTTCTATCGGACGCACCCCGTGCGTTACCGCACTTATCGAAGTGGATGCGGAAGAGACCGTCGATTGCAGGAGATCTGGGGCGACGCGGCCGGGCACTGAGTCCGGGTGAGAAATTCTCGTACGCCTCGACGTGTCAGCTCGGATCCTTGCCGCTATGTTGTCGCCCATGCTGCGCCACCGATGGCTCTTGGTGGCGGCTCTGAGTGGAGTCGCCTTCGGATGTGACGACGGCCGCGCTGGCCCCGACATGGGGGACGGTGGAGTCGCACCGACCTGCGAGGCGACGACGCCCGTCGAGTGCGCGGCGGACATGATCAACGCGGTGCCCGTCCGGATGACCGCGACCACGGTGGGCGCGCGCGACAGCTTCGGGCAGACCTGCGCGGCCGGCCCTGGGGGCCGCGACGTCACGTTCATGTTCACCGCCCCCGAGGCGGGCTTCTACGAGATCGACACCCTCGGGTCCGACTTCGACACCGTGCTCTCCGTCCGGACGGATTGCACCGGGGCGACGGTCGTCGAGTGCAACGACGACATCCAGCGCGGCATGGAGACCCGCTCGAAGGTGAGCGTGGAGCTCGCGGCCTGCGAGACGGTGCTCATCATCGTCGACGGCTACAACGCCGACGAGATGGGCAACGTGGTCCTCAACATCGGGACGCAGGAGCAGATCTGCGACGACGGGATCGACAACGACGAAGACGGCATGGCCGACTGCGACGACCCCGACTGCTTCAGCATCGACTGCAGCGGTGACGACTGGCCGGCGCCCTGGCAGGACTTCGAGTGGGAGGTCGTGGAGCTGACCAACCAGGAGCGCGCGATGGGCGCGAACTGCGGCGGTGAGGACTTCCCCCCCGCCGGCCCGCTCGAGATGGACGCGCTCATCCGCGACGCCGCGCGGGCTCACAGCTCCGACATGGGGGAGCTCGGGTACTTCCAGCACGACAGCCTCGACGGCGCGCCCTGCGACGGCGCCGCGAACCCCTGCGACTTCGCCGACCGCATGCGGTACGCCGGCTTCATGGGCGACCAGCCCTGGGGCGAGAACATCGCCGCCGGTCAGACGACCCCGGCCGACGTCGTGCGGGCGTGGATGGAGAGTCCCGGCCACTGCCGGAACATCATGAACCCCTCGTACCAGACGATCGGCGTGGGCTACGCGCTCGTCGAGGGCTCGCCGCTGGGTCACTACTGGACCCAGGACTTCGCGGCCAGTCACTGATTTTTTGGGCGGGGCTTTTCAAGCCCCTCCCCCCCGTTGCGCCGTCGCAACGATGTTCGCTTCGGGCGCTGCGCGCCCTACGCGAACATCGCTGCGCCGGCTCCACGGGCCCCCCCCAACCCAAGTCGGGCGACTTCGTCGCCCGTGTCCCGCGCTCCGCGCGTGAGCCACGCGGCTCGCGCTTTCGTTTCACGAAAGCTGGCCGCCCGCTGCCGCGGAGGACCTGCGCAGGTGGGCGACATCGCTTCGCTCGTCGCGGGGCGACGTCGCTTCGCTCGTCGCGGGGCGACGTCGCTTCGCTCGTCGCGGGTGCTCGATGGGCTTCGAGGCAGCGAGGCGCGGGGAGAGAACGCCGCCGAAGGCAACGGAGGTGGACACGGTGGATCGCGTGCGGGGAC
This window contains:
- the msrA gene encoding peptide-methionine (S)-S-oxide reductase MsrA, which gives rise to MQRSLLSLLVVLLTACSSASTSAQSNGHTPRAPALSEGQAEAVFAGGCFWCMEHPFERLDGVASVTSGYIGGRVEGPSYEQVSRGGTGHAEAVRVVYDPDVVSYDRLLEVFWHNVDPTQRDGQFCDHGDQYRTAIFPVDDAQRRAAEASLARIRRQLDRPIATRIEPSAPFWVAEDYHQDFYRTHPVRYRTYRSGCGRDRRLQEIWGDAAGH
- a CDS encoding CAP domain-containing protein, which produces MLRHRWLLVAALSGVAFGCDDGRAGPDMGDGGVAPTCEATTPVECAADMINAVPVRMTATTVGARDSFGQTCAAGPGGRDVTFMFTAPEAGFYEIDTLGSDFDTVLSVRTDCTGATVVECNDDIQRGMETRSKVSVELAACETVLIIVDGYNADEMGNVVLNIGTQEQICDDGIDNDEDGMADCDDPDCFSIDCSGDDWPAPWQDFEWEVVELTNQERAMGANCGGEDFPPAGPLEMDALIRDAARAHSSDMGELGYFQHDSLDGAPCDGAANPCDFADRMRYAGFMGDQPWGENIAAGQTTPADVVRAWMESPGHCRNIMNPSYQTIGVGYALVEGSPLGHYWTQDFAASH
- a CDS encoding penicillin-insensitive murein endopeptidase; the encoded protein is MRRAAAAHILGAAAMATTTLASLPAAGAQTVLTSTVRDGQPPVESRDEDGSPSRSVGVPDRGRLRDSVQLEPTPHLFIRESRRSAQYGTAELVGLVQRAAARVSIAHPGPRLVVGDLSRERGGRVHPHRSHRTGRDADLGFYLLDEEGAPVEVDRFVNLRRSGCGRVGEARYCFDPARNWDLVAALVSDPTTSVQYILVAPDIRRRLMEEGERRSVDPALFERVRIATEPHRGSRSHRSHFHVRIYCPVDDRPECVDEPPYHAWYEGEPAPATPGIRRMRARQRRAYRRQAARQRARAQRRAQRRARQRRAQRARRRARRARQRARE